Proteins encoded together in one Thermococcus sp. EP1 window:
- a CDS encoding ferritin family protein encodes MSDLGLGVKEDLKKIVQALPQLIPKELLSYWINTEAGEAEMYYKLYKLSNELELEVEISKVFYYLYEDSLKHAEKLLKVYKGLFPEEEIPKVDLPPLEIVWEVDKLSSLLQRGNLEELFDILIENKKIIGDIYEYLFTVSEEPEMKEIFKWLADVENGHYAKLKTIREQYLKEKTQTRT; translated from the coding sequence ATGTCTGATTTAGGTCTTGGTGTTAAGGAGGACCTGAAGAAAATAGTCCAAGCTCTTCCTCAGCTAATTCCCAAAGAGCTTCTTTCCTATTGGATAAATACTGAAGCAGGAGAAGCAGAGATGTATTATAAATTGTATAAGCTAAGTAATGAACTTGAATTGGAGGTAGAAATTTCAAAGGTTTTTTATTATCTTTATGAAGATAGTCTTAAACATGCAGAGAAGCTTCTTAAGGTTTACAAAGGACTGTTTCCTGAGGAGGAAATTCCTAAAGTCGATCTTCCACCTTTGGAAATAGTGTGGGAGGTTGATAAACTTAGTTCTCTCCTGCAGAGAGGAAACTTAGAGGAGCTCTTTGACATTCTTATTGAAAACAAGAAGATAATTGGGGATATTTACGAGTATCTTTTCACAGTATCTGAGGAACCCGAGATGAAAGAAATATTCAAATGGCTTGCAGATGTCGAGAATGGGCATTATGCCAAGTTAAAAACTATCAGAGAGCAGTATCTAAAGGAGAAAACTCAGACCAGGACTTAG
- the gatE gene encoding Glu-tRNA(Gln) amidotransferase subunit GatE — translation MKMEFDYKELGLKVGLEIHRQLATKKLFSPVPSELHEDVSFTFERRLRPTMSELGEIDQAALEEFKKGRVFVYEGNYKYSDLVYMDEEPPHLPDEDALKVAIQITYLLNAIPVDEVHFMRKIVIDGSNVSGFQRTAIVGMNGRIDTPWGSVGIPTICLEEDACRIIEQGDKRAVYRLDRLGIPLIEIATTPDIHHPEQAKVVAKFIGDALRATRKVKRGLGTIRQDLNVSIKGGARIEIKGVQELDMIPIIIEREVQRQINLLKIRDELQKRGANKEEIKEEFYDVSDVFKNTGSKIIAKALKKGGKVIAVKLPKFRGLIGFEVQPGRRLGTEMADRAKKYVKGIFHIDELPNYGISQEEVNKIIETLGLEEQDAFVLVAAKEEAAKKALKEVLKRAREAIIGVPEETRRALPDGNTQYMRPLPGKARMYPETDIPPIFIGEEIKREILENLPEYPQAKVGRYVKEYGIDKSLAQTLVDDERDELFEELIGMGVKPSLAASTLVVVLKGLKKEVPIENISDKHIKDAFKLLLENKIAKEAFEEIFKELALHPEKTALQVAEEKGLTLLSEEEVEKIIEEIVKENLNVVKAKGMGAMGMLMGRAMAKLRGKADGKLVNQLVRKKIQEFSS, via the coding sequence ATGAAAATGGAGTTTGACTACAAAGAACTTGGTCTTAAAGTTGGTCTTGAGATTCACAGGCAACTTGCTACAAAAAAGCTCTTTTCACCTGTGCCGAGTGAGCTTCATGAGGATGTTAGTTTCACGTTTGAACGTCGCTTGAGACCAACTATGAGTGAACTTGGAGAAATTGATCAAGCTGCGTTAGAGGAATTTAAGAAAGGTAGGGTCTTTGTTTATGAGGGCAATTATAAGTACAGCGATTTGGTGTACATGGATGAAGAACCTCCTCATTTGCCAGATGAAGATGCTCTCAAAGTAGCGATCCAGATAACATATCTTTTGAATGCTATTCCAGTAGATGAAGTCCACTTCATGAGGAAAATAGTCATTGATGGTTCCAACGTTTCTGGTTTCCAAAGGACTGCAATAGTGGGAATGAACGGTAGAATAGATACTCCTTGGGGAAGCGTCGGCATCCCTACTATTTGTCTTGAGGAAGATGCATGTAGAATAATAGAACAGGGAGATAAGAGGGCAGTTTATAGGCTTGATCGTTTGGGGATTCCCCTAATTGAGATTGCGACTACTCCAGACATCCACCATCCGGAGCAGGCAAAAGTGGTGGCTAAGTTTATAGGGGATGCTCTCAGGGCCACAAGAAAAGTTAAGAGAGGCCTTGGAACTATAAGACAGGATCTCAATGTTTCTATTAAGGGTGGGGCTAGGATAGAGATAAAGGGTGTGCAGGAGTTAGACATGATCCCAATCATCATAGAGCGTGAGGTGCAGAGGCAAATCAATCTCCTAAAAATTAGGGATGAGCTTCAAAAGAGGGGAGCGAATAAAGAAGAGATAAAAGAAGAGTTCTACGATGTAAGTGATGTTTTCAAGAACACTGGTTCAAAGATAATTGCAAAAGCCTTGAAGAAGGGAGGTAAAGTCATAGCAGTTAAGCTTCCTAAATTCAGGGGCCTTATAGGATTTGAGGTTCAACCAGGGAGAAGATTGGGTACGGAAATGGCAGATAGGGCTAAAAAATATGTAAAGGGGATCTTCCACATAGATGAGCTTCCTAACTATGGTATAAGCCAAGAAGAGGTAAATAAAATCATTGAAACCCTTGGTCTTGAGGAACAAGATGCATTCGTTTTAGTAGCTGCGAAGGAAGAGGCTGCTAAGAAAGCCCTTAAAGAAGTTCTTAAGAGGGCCAGAGAAGCCATAATAGGAGTCCCAGAAGAGACGAGGAGAGCATTGCCTGATGGAAATACGCAATACATGCGTCCACTTCCTGGAAAAGCAAGAATGTATCCAGAGACAGATATACCACCAATATTTATTGGTGAGGAAATCAAGAGGGAAATCCTTGAAAACCTTCCTGAGTACCCACAGGCAAAAGTAGGACGCTATGTTAAAGAGTATGGCATCGATAAGAGCCTAGCACAGACATTAGTTGATGATGAAAGAGATGAGCTCTTTGAGGAGTTAATAGGAATGGGAGTTAAGCCATCTCTGGCAGCATCAACTCTCGTAGTAGTCCTTAAAGGCCTTAAGAAAGAAGTACCCATTGAAAACATAAGCGACAAGCACATAAAAGATGCGTTCAAGTTGCTACTTGAGAATAAGATTGCAAAGGAGGCTTTTGAGGAGATATTCAAAGAACTTGCTTTACATCCAGAGAAAACAGCTCTCCAAGTTGCTGAGGAGAAGGGACTGACTCTCTTAAGCGAGGAAGAAGTCGAAAAGATAATCGAAGAAATAGTCAAGGAGAATCTTAATGTCGTAAAGGCTAAGGGCATGGGAGCTATGGGAATGCTCATGGGAAGAGCAATGGCAAAACTTAGGGGCAAAGCTGATGGAAAGCTGGTGAACCAGCTTGTAAGAAAGAAGATTCAAGAATTTAGCTCTTAA
- the gatD gene encoding Glu-tRNA(Gln) amidotransferase subunit GatD, giving the protein MRKVEVFMKEKGIGIGDYIEVVEKENNTMITHRGIVMPPYELSKGETLTIKLDNGYNIGILIDQILEVRILEKAKPREEISFKEVLPKKPELPNVTIIGTGGTIASKIDYKTGAVHAAFTAEELAKAVPEIFEIANITPKLLFNIMSEDMKPEYWKKMAYEVAKALNSGEDGVIIGHGTDTMGYSSAALSFMLRNLGKPVIFVGSQRSSDRPSSDAAMNLICSTRMAVEDFGEVAVVMHGETGDTYCLAHRGTKVRKMHTSRRDAFRSINDVPIARIWSNGKVEYLRDDYRKRSENEVWVDDKIEEKVALIKVYPGVTGEIIEFLVDRGYKGIVIEGTGLGHTPNDMIPSIERATEEGIAVCMTSQCLYGRINLNVYSTGRKLLKAKVIPCEDMLPETAYVKLMWVLGHTQDLEEVKRMMLTNYSGEITPYTRFDTYLR; this is encoded by the coding sequence ATGAGGAAAGTTGAAGTTTTTATGAAAGAGAAAGGGATAGGAATTGGCGATTATATTGAAGTTGTTGAGAAAGAGAATAATACAATGATCACACACAGGGGCATTGTGATGCCTCCGTATGAACTTTCAAAAGGAGAAACACTTACAATAAAGTTGGACAATGGATATAACATTGGTATTCTCATTGACCAGATACTCGAAGTAAGGATTCTTGAAAAAGCCAAACCAAGAGAAGAAATCTCTTTTAAAGAGGTTCTTCCCAAGAAACCAGAGCTTCCAAATGTTACCATAATCGGAACCGGTGGAACAATAGCTAGTAAGATTGACTACAAAACTGGAGCAGTACACGCGGCGTTTACTGCTGAAGAACTTGCAAAAGCAGTGCCTGAGATTTTTGAAATAGCCAACATAACTCCAAAACTTCTTTTCAACATAATGAGTGAAGACATGAAACCTGAATATTGGAAAAAAATGGCCTATGAAGTTGCTAAAGCATTGAATAGTGGAGAGGATGGAGTTATAATAGGTCATGGAACTGATACTATGGGTTATTCTTCAGCAGCTTTAAGTTTCATGCTTAGGAATTTAGGCAAGCCTGTGATCTTTGTAGGCTCTCAGAGAAGCAGTGATAGGCCTTCAAGCGACGCTGCAATGAATTTAATCTGCTCCACGAGAATGGCTGTGGAAGATTTTGGAGAAGTTGCAGTAGTAATGCACGGCGAAACAGGTGATACTTATTGCTTAGCCCATAGGGGAACAAAAGTACGAAAGATGCACACCTCAAGGAGAGATGCTTTTAGAAGTATAAACGATGTTCCAATAGCAAGGATATGGAGTAATGGAAAGGTAGAATACCTAAGGGATGATTATAGAAAAAGGAGTGAAAATGAGGTTTGGGTAGATGACAAAATTGAGGAAAAGGTAGCACTAATAAAGGTCTATCCTGGAGTAACCGGGGAAATTATAGAGTTTCTTGTTGACAGAGGCTACAAGGGGATTGTAATAGAAGGTACGGGGCTTGGACACACTCCTAATGACATGATACCGAGCATAGAGCGAGCAACTGAAGAAGGAATTGCTGTCTGCATGACAAGCCAATGTCTGTATGGAAGGATTAACCTTAATGTTTATTCAACAGGAAGAAAGCTTCTAAAGGCCAAAGTCATTCCATGTGAGGACATGCTACCGGAGACAGCATATGTTAAGCTCATGTGGGTTCTTGGACATACACAAGACCTTGAAGAAGTTAAGAGAATGATGCTGACAAATTATAGTGGAGAAATAACACCGTACACAAGGTTTGACACTTATCTGAGGTGA
- a CDS encoding tRNA pseudouridine(54/55) synthase Pus10 — translation MIIEKAEKILERYPLCNHCLGRAFGLLGKGDNYIRGKSIRLVLNMEREIRGEDPLLEPQECELCNGIFKKVEDLARLCYNKVSKLGLEFDTFLVGSRIPREILEKENEIIESFELKYAEPINRELNREIGKILEVILQKSVNKNNPDVVFIVDPYNETVELQVKPLYIYGRYRKLVRGIPQTPLKGFKESVASIICKPFSKAAKGKSIFHGAGREDVDVRMLGNGRPFVIEVKKPVKRRINLQEIAKEINKSGKVEVLDLSFINREEAEKILTSNHKKEYEALVYVEERVSEKEVEKVVKALKDTIIHQRTPKRVLGRRADIVRVRKVHEITGNLIDEKHFKLRLITDGGLYIKELISGDDGRTSPSVTEILGKKAWCEKLDVLNILDGE, via the coding sequence GTGATAATCGAAAAAGCTGAAAAAATTCTTGAAAGGTACCCGCTCTGCAATCACTGTCTTGGAAGGGCATTTGGACTTCTTGGAAAGGGAGATAACTATATCAGGGGAAAATCCATAAGATTGGTTCTAAATATGGAGCGAGAAATTAGAGGAGAAGACCCTCTTCTAGAACCTCAAGAGTGTGAGCTCTGTAATGGTATCTTTAAAAAAGTCGAAGACTTGGCGAGATTGTGTTATAATAAAGTCTCAAAATTGGGATTAGAATTTGACACTTTTCTTGTGGGCTCAAGGATCCCCAGAGAAATTTTAGAGAAAGAGAATGAGATAATTGAGAGCTTTGAGTTAAAATATGCTGAACCTATCAACAGGGAACTAAACCGAGAGATTGGAAAAATCCTTGAAGTTATTCTTCAAAAAAGCGTGAATAAGAACAACCCCGATGTCGTTTTTATTGTTGATCCATACAACGAGACAGTGGAACTTCAGGTAAAACCACTCTACATTTATGGAAGGTATAGAAAGCTTGTAAGAGGAATCCCACAGACACCATTAAAGGGTTTTAAAGAGAGTGTTGCCTCGATAATATGCAAACCGTTTTCTAAAGCTGCAAAAGGGAAATCTATCTTTCATGGAGCAGGAAGAGAAGATGTTGACGTTAGAATGCTCGGAAATGGACGACCTTTTGTTATCGAAGTTAAAAAGCCTGTGAAAAGAAGAATAAATCTTCAAGAAATTGCCAAGGAAATTAATAAGAGTGGAAAAGTGGAAGTTTTAGATTTAAGCTTCATAAATAGGGAAGAAGCCGAAAAAATTCTCACATCTAACCATAAAAAAGAATATGAAGCTCTAGTGTACGTCGAAGAGCGTGTCAGTGAAAAGGAAGTAGAAAAAGTAGTTAAAGCCCTTAAAGATACTATTATTCACCAGCGAACTCCAAAAAGAGTTTTGGGTAGAAGGGCAGATATTGTGAGAGTAAGAAAAGTTCATGAAATCACTGGCAACCTCATAGATGAAAAACACTTTAAGCTTCGCTTAATAACCGACGGAGGACTTTACATAAAGGAATTAATTTCAGGAGATGATGGAAGAACAAGTCCCTCGGTGACGGAAATATTAGGAAAGAAAGCATGGTGTGAAAAGCTTGACGTTCTGAATATCCTCGATGGAGAGTGA
- a CDS encoding DUF655 domain-containing protein, with protein sequence MDYYRRRHSYAQSVNKKRHNIEYEEYAYVLDYLPTGYLDLEHRNFREKRPIGQVIGEKAFTLLEVIPKTDLMLYERVFVGKGERDKILMITKKLNYDDLTPTAKAEVPYVLEEIVKNNEERFIKFFNLAPPITNRLHSLELLPGIGKKHMWEILEEREREPFKSFDDLKHRVKGLPDPVKMIAKRILDELENKDRYRLFVGSRRIFRE encoded by the coding sequence ATGGATTATTACCGTAGAAGGCATTCCTATGCTCAAAGTGTTAATAAAAAGAGGCATAATATTGAGTATGAAGAGTATGCATATGTGTTAGATTATCTTCCCACAGGTTATCTCGACCTAGAACACAGGAACTTTAGAGAAAAAAGGCCCATCGGGCAAGTAATAGGAGAGAAGGCATTTACACTTTTGGAAGTTATTCCCAAAACTGATCTCATGCTCTACGAGAGAGTATTTGTTGGAAAAGGTGAGAGGGATAAGATCCTCATGATAACCAAAAAACTCAACTATGATGACCTAACCCCAACTGCAAAAGCTGAGGTACCATACGTACTTGAAGAAATAGTGAAAAATAATGAGGAACGTTTTATCAAATTCTTTAACCTAGCTCCACCCATCACTAATAGACTCCACAGCCTAGAATTACTTCCAGGAATAGGGAAAAAGCACATGTGGGAAATTCTCGAGGAAAGAGAAAGGGAACCCTTCAAAAGCTTTGATGATCTAAAGCACCGGGTAAAAGGTCTTCCCGATCCTGTGAAAATGATAGCAAAGAGGATCCTAGATGAACTCGAGAACAAGGACAGGTATAGACTATTCGTCGGTTCAAGAAGAATATTCAGGGAATAA
- a CDS encoding 50S ribosomal protein L21e: MVQKAHTIRRKTRGKLSKSPRRRGLPPLTRFLQEFEVGQKVHIVIEPSYHKGMPDPRFHGRTGTVVGKRGDAYVVQLTDGGKVKTFFIHPVHLRPQK, from the coding sequence ATGGTTCAAAAAGCCCATACTATTAGAAGGAAAACTAGAGGTAAGCTTAGCAAATCACCAAGGAGGAGAGGACTTCCTCCGCTCACAAGATTCCTTCAAGAGTTTGAAGTTGGACAAAAAGTCCACATAGTTATTGAGCCAAGTTACCACAAAGGTATGCCAGACCCAAGATTCCATGGAAGAACAGGGACAGTAGTTGGCAAAAGAGGAGATGCCTACGTAGTTCAGCTCACAGATGGTGGTAAGGTAAAAACATTCTTCATTCACCCAGTTCATCTAAGGCCCCAGAAGTGA
- a CDS encoding MinD/ParA family protein codes for MPVIIVTGRGGAGKTTTTANLSVYFAQQEYRTLAIDGDLFLPNLGFHFALENVSYTLHSILKNPDVEPEWAIYKHGKTAVNVIPGSTRLQDVVGISPKRLRDVVELMKYKFPLVFVDSPTGIPFDTLPTFEVADYQIIVVEIERSPIYSFETMVENEINKLRVIGEEYGLKIGVILNKVRESEDVIEHIVDEIDQNVGLPVIGIIPFDESVPESINVGIPILGYKPRSDAAIAFYEAGEILEEWIFKKVKKS; via the coding sequence ATGCCAGTTATAATCGTCACTGGGAGAGGAGGAGCCGGTAAAACCACTACTACTGCAAATTTAAGTGTATATTTCGCCCAACAAGAATATAGAACTCTTGCAATAGATGGTGACCTTTTCTTACCCAATCTTGGATTTCACTTTGCTTTAGAAAATGTCAGTTATACTCTCCACTCTATTCTCAAAAACCCTGATGTAGAACCAGAATGGGCAATATATAAGCATGGAAAAACTGCGGTGAATGTGATACCGGGAAGTACTAGACTCCAAGATGTCGTAGGAATTTCCCCCAAACGATTAAGGGATGTCGTGGAGCTAATGAAATATAAGTTCCCTCTAGTGTTTGTTGATTCCCCCACTGGAATACCTTTCGATACATTACCGACTTTTGAAGTTGCAGACTATCAAATAATAGTCGTTGAAATTGAGAGGTCTCCAATTTATTCTTTTGAAACTATGGTTGAGAACGAGATTAATAAACTCAGAGTAATTGGAGAAGAGTATGGATTAAAGATTGGGGTTATTCTAAACAAAGTTAGAGAGTCAGAAGATGTGATCGAGCATATAGTAGATGAGATTGACCAAAATGTTGGTTTACCTGTTATAGGTATCATTCCCTTTGACGAGAGCGTGCCAGAATCTATTAACGTAGGAATTCCAATTCTTGGGTACAAACCCCGTAGTGATGCTGCAATAGCATTTTATGAAGCCGGAGAAATACTTGAGGAATGGATATTTAAAAAGGTTAAAAAGAGTTGA
- the hmgA gene encoding hydroxymethylglutaryl-CoA reductase (NADPH), with translation MNIEELIEKVAKGEIKLHQVEKHTNDKRLATEIRRKALERKLGVTLDNIGHYSIDPNQVIGKNIENMIGVVQIPMGVAGPLKINGEYAKGEFYIPLATTEGALVASVNRGCSTLTAAGGVKTTIIGDKMTRAPLLKCPDARKAREVAEWVKGNIEYLQEEAVSKVTRHGKLRDIKPYIVGNNLYLRFEFETGDAMGMNMVTIASEEIMKVIESRFPEVKYLALSGNVCVDKKPNAMNFINGRGKSVIAEAIIPREIVEKKLKTTPELIAEVNYRKNLVGSAQAGSYGFNAHFGNIVGAIFLATGQDEAQITEGSHGITLAEVTPEGDLYISITMPSLEIGTVGGGTRVPTQREALTIMGVAGGGEPPGTNAKKFAEIIAGAVLAGELSLLAAIAAKHLAKAHKELGR, from the coding sequence ATGAACATTGAAGAACTCATTGAGAAAGTTGCTAAGGGAGAAATTAAACTACACCAAGTAGAAAAACATACAAATGATAAGCGTCTTGCCACAGAGATAAGAAGAAAGGCACTTGAAAGAAAGCTTGGAGTAACATTAGACAACATTGGCCACTACTCTATAGATCCAAACCAAGTCATCGGCAAAAATATTGAAAACATGATTGGAGTCGTTCAAATTCCTATGGGTGTAGCAGGCCCTCTCAAAATAAATGGAGAGTATGCTAAAGGAGAATTTTACATTCCTCTTGCCACCACTGAGGGCGCATTGGTAGCCTCTGTTAACAGAGGGTGTTCAACTCTAACAGCTGCAGGTGGTGTCAAAACCACTATAATTGGTGACAAAATGACACGTGCACCTCTTCTCAAGTGTCCCGATGCTAGAAAAGCAAGGGAAGTTGCAGAGTGGGTCAAAGGGAACATTGAGTACCTTCAAGAAGAAGCCGTAAGCAAAGTCACTAGACATGGAAAGCTTAGGGATATTAAACCATATATAGTCGGTAACAATCTCTATCTTCGTTTTGAATTTGAAACTGGCGATGCTATGGGAATGAATATGGTAACAATAGCAAGTGAAGAGATCATGAAAGTAATCGAAAGCAGATTTCCAGAAGTTAAATATCTGGCCCTTTCAGGTAATGTCTGTGTTGATAAAAAGCCTAATGCGATGAATTTCATTAATGGTAGAGGAAAAAGCGTGATTGCTGAGGCCATAATACCTCGTGAAATTGTAGAGAAAAAACTTAAGACAACCCCTGAACTTATAGCAGAGGTAAACTATCGTAAAAACCTTGTGGGATCCGCACAAGCAGGAAGCTACGGATTTAACGCTCACTTTGGAAACATTGTGGGAGCAATTTTCCTTGCAACTGGTCAAGATGAAGCACAAATAACTGAAGGCTCACACGGAATAACTCTAGCCGAAGTTACCCCAGAGGGAGACTTATACATCAGTATAACAATGCCTAGCCTTGAAATCGGAACCGTAGGCGGAGGAACTCGAGTACCAACACAACGAGAAGCCCTAACTATAATGGGAGTCGCAGGTGGTGGTGAACCACCGGGAACAAATGCCAAAAAATTTGCAGAGATCATAGCCGGGGCTGTTTTAGCTGGAGAACTCTCACTCCTAGCAGCAATAGCTGCAAAACATTTAGCTAAGGCCCATAAAGAACTTGGACGGTAA
- a CDS encoding RNA polymerase Rpb4 family protein gives MIGRKKIKEEYVSIPEAKELLLKRKEEGAEENPEEPIFYEARTSLEHAERFSKITADKAKELKNKLIGLFEWLDERIATKLIDIMPNDYFDMKIIFAKEEHMPTKEEAEKILEILDEYRE, from the coding sequence ATGATAGGGCGCAAAAAGATAAAGGAAGAATACGTTTCAATTCCAGAAGCGAAAGAGTTACTACTCAAAAGAAAAGAGGAAGGTGCTGAAGAAAACCCAGAGGAGCCCATATTTTACGAAGCAAGAACCAGCCTAGAGCATGCGGAAAGATTTTCAAAAATTACTGCAGACAAAGCAAAAGAGCTGAAAAACAAGCTCATAGGACTATTCGAATGGCTCGACGAACGAATAGCTACGAAGCTCATTGACATAATGCCTAATGATTACTTTGATATGAAAATAATCTTTGCCAAAGAAGAACACATGCCTACAAAAGAAGAGGCAGAAAAAATACTCGAAATTCTAGACGAATATAGAGAATAG
- a CDS encoding DUF4118 domain-containing protein yields the protein MLMPFTPGPIIIPRRSRRKEPQKRKEVRKPKKEKKIVYVLIKVKQDQLISEKAKELEELFKGKTFNRVVNPDEYTLLMNAKNLFAKAYKIYVVELTDEMNRWFYFLPSEERISFKNKDKFLVFQVKKDEALEEIFRKMVEGKLTKRSTFEVVLSAIQVGLGLLSFIAGYLAFENIIDISQLGNIITFAIFFIVALQSIKKGYKRRAWED from the coding sequence ATGCTTATGCCGTTTACGCCAGGTCCAATTATAATTCCTAGAAGATCCAGAAGAAAAGAGCCTCAGAAGAGAAAAGAAGTTAGAAAGCCCAAGAAGGAAAAGAAGATAGTGTACGTGCTTATTAAAGTAAAGCAAGATCAGCTTATAAGCGAAAAGGCCAAAGAACTTGAGGAGCTCTTTAAGGGAAAGACATTTAATAGAGTGGTAAATCCTGATGAGTATACACTACTAATGAATGCCAAGAATCTCTTTGCAAAGGCATATAAGATCTATGTGGTTGAGCTCACTGATGAGATGAACCGATGGTTTTATTTCCTTCCAAGTGAAGAGAGGATTAGCTTCAAGAATAAAGATAAGTTCCTAGTCTTTCAGGTTAAGAAGGACGAAGCCCTAGAAGAGATCTTTAGGAAAATGGTTGAGGGCAAACTTACTAAAAGAAGCACCTTTGAGGTAGTCTTAAGTGCAATTCAAGTAGGTCTGGGACTTCTCAGTTTTATAGCTGGGTATTTGGCATTTGAGAATATTATTGACATTTCTCAGCTCGGCAATATCATAACCTTTGCCATCTTCTTCATTGTGGCTCTTCAGAGTATTAAAAAAGGCTACAAACGGAGAGCTTGGGAGGACTAA
- the rsmA gene encoding 16S rRNA (adenine(1518)-N(6)/adenine(1519)-N(6))-dimethyltransferase RsmA, whose translation MLSSRIFSLISKYNLRPNSDLGQNFLIVEDVIKREVERAEISDNETVLEIGPGLGVLTDELSKKAKKVYTIEKDPKIVKILKKEYNWDNVEIIEGDALKIDFPEFDRIVSNLPYQISSPITFKFLKYNFKRAVLIYQLEFAERMIAKPGDKNYSRLSVMVQSKANVELVEKIGKGAFYPKPKVDSAVVILEPKPKLEQIPLNEDLVKALFQHRRKKASKALKNSYHMLNLTKEEFKKVKTLFDNIPHAQKRVFQLGINEIKEIEEYLRENNLLL comes from the coding sequence ATGCTAAGTTCTAGAATCTTTTCTTTAATTTCTAAATATAACCTGAGGCCAAATTCAGATCTTGGACAAAATTTTCTAATAGTAGAGGACGTTATTAAAAGAGAGGTTGAGCGAGCTGAAATATCTGATAACGAAACTGTCCTTGAGATAGGGCCAGGATTAGGAGTCTTGACGGATGAATTATCCAAAAAAGCAAAAAAAGTATATACTATTGAAAAAGACCCTAAGATAGTCAAAATATTAAAAAAAGAATATAACTGGGACAACGTGGAAATCATAGAAGGAGACGCTCTTAAAATAGACTTCCCAGAATTTGATAGAATAGTCTCAAACCTCCCATACCAGATATCTTCTCCCATAACTTTCAAATTTTTGAAATACAACTTCAAAAGGGCCGTGTTAATATATCAATTAGAATTTGCTGAGCGAATGATAGCAAAACCCGGAGATAAAAACTATTCTCGACTCTCCGTTATGGTACAGAGTAAAGCCAATGTTGAACTTGTGGAAAAAATTGGCAAAGGAGCTTTCTATCCAAAACCAAAAGTGGACTCCGCTGTCGTGATTCTCGAGCCAAAACCAAAACTCGAGCAAATACCTCTTAATGAAGACCTCGTCAAAGCCCTCTTTCAACATCGGAGAAAAAAAGCCAGTAAAGCTTTAAAAAATTCTTACCACATGCTAAACCTCACCAAGGAAGAGTTCAAGAAAGTTAAAACCCTTTTTGACAATATCCCTCATGCTCAAAAGAGAGTATTTCAACTAGGGATAAATGAAATAAAGGAAATAGAAGAGTACCTTAGAGAAAACAACTTGCTTCTCTAA
- a CDS encoding transcriptional regulator, translated as MMTRRQKIIKLLEERDYSVSELALMLEMRGRGSKKIILEDLKVIANIVKREGKVLLIQPAQCRKCGFVFKAEIKSPGKCPKCRSEWIEEPRFKIELR; from the coding sequence ATGATGACGAGAAGACAGAAGATAATAAAGCTTTTGGAAGAGAGAGATTACAGTGTAAGTGAACTGGCACTGATGCTTGAGATGAGAGGAAGAGGAAGCAAGAAGATTATACTAGAAGACCTAAAAGTCATCGCCAATATTGTAAAGCGTGAGGGAAAGGTGCTTTTGATCCAACCAGCTCAGTGCAGGAAGTGTGGTTTTGTGTTTAAAGCAGAGATAAAATCTCCTGGAAAGTGTCCAAAGTGCAGATCAGAGTGGATAGAGGAGCCAAGGTTTAAAATTGAACTCCGATAA